The Stomoxys calcitrans chromosome 3, idStoCalc2.1, whole genome shotgun sequence genome includes a region encoding these proteins:
- the LOC106093911 gene encoding hydroxymethylglutaryl-CoA lyase, mitochondrial isoform X1, translating to MNTRGILTNFLKKSRRCTFSTKACVPAEVRIVEVGPRDGLQNEPKLLATEVKIELINQLSETGLKTIEATSFVSPKWVPQMGDNTQVLQGIRKFDGVSYPVLTPNIKGFESALKAGAKEVAVFGAASDAFSQKNVNCSAAESIERFRPVLDAAKANNIKVRGYVSTVVGCPYQGPIKPMEVVKVVEALYDMGCYEISLGDTIGVGTPGTIAKMLEEVVRVVPPKKLAGHFHDTYGQALANILTALDYDISVIDSSVSGLGGCPYARGASGNAATEDVVYMLHGMGIKTGVDIEKLISVGRYICLKLGRPSESKVNRAWKGQ from the exons ATGAATACGAGGGGTATCTtaacaaactttttaaaaaaatcacgtAGATGCACTTTTTCTACG aAGGCGTGTGTACCGGCAGAGGTACGAATTGTCGAAGTTGGTCCACGGGACGGTTTGCAAAATGAACCAAAGCTTTTGGCGACAGAAGTAAAAATAGAACTCATTAATCAACTGTCTGAAACGGGGCTAAAAACTATCGAAGCCACTAGTTTTGTAAGTCCTAAATGGGTACCTCAAATGGGTGATAATACACAAGTTCTACAGGGCATTCGGAAATTTGATGGTGTTTCATATCCAGTTCTTACACCGAACATTAAGGGATTCGAGAGTGCATTGAAAGCAGGTGCTAAAGAAGTTGCAGTTTTTGGTGCCGCGTCAGATgcgttttcacaaaaaaatgtgAATTGTTCTGCAGCAGAAAGTATTGAGCGTTTCAGGCCCGTATTAGATGCTGCCAAAGCTAATAATATTAAAGTCCGTGGTTACGTATCGACTGTTGTTGGTTGCCCCTATCAGGGACCTATTAAACCAATGGAGGTTGTTAAAGTTGTTGAAGCCTTGTACGACATGGGTTGCTATGAAATTTCGTTAGGTGATACAATAGGTGTTGGAACCCCGGGTACCATCGCCAAAATGTTGGAAGAAGTTGTAAGAGTCGTGCCTCCCAAAAAATTGGCTGGTCATTTCCATGACACATATGGTCAAGCTTTAGCAAATATCCTGACGGCCTTAGATTATGACATCTCGGTAATTGATTCTTCTGTTTCTGGGCTTGGGGGATGTCCGTATGCTCGAGGTGCATCAGGAAATGCTGCCACAGAAGATGTTGTTTACATGCTGCATGGAATGGGTATCAAGACAGGTGTTGATATTGAAAAATTGATATCAGTTGGCCGCTACATTTGTCTAAAACTTGGAAGGCCATCCGAATCCAAGGTCAATAGGGCTTGGAAAGGCCAATAA
- the LOC106093911 gene encoding hydroxymethylglutaryl-CoA lyase, mitochondrial isoform X2, with protein MNTRGILTNFLKKSRRCTFSTACVPAEVRIVEVGPRDGLQNEPKLLATEVKIELINQLSETGLKTIEATSFVSPKWVPQMGDNTQVLQGIRKFDGVSYPVLTPNIKGFESALKAGAKEVAVFGAASDAFSQKNVNCSAAESIERFRPVLDAAKANNIKVRGYVSTVVGCPYQGPIKPMEVVKVVEALYDMGCYEISLGDTIGVGTPGTIAKMLEEVVRVVPPKKLAGHFHDTYGQALANILTALDYDISVIDSSVSGLGGCPYARGASGNAATEDVVYMLHGMGIKTGVDIEKLISVGRYICLKLGRPSESKVNRAWKGQ; from the exons ATGAATACGAGGGGTATCTtaacaaactttttaaaaaaatcacgtAGATGCACTTTTTCTACG GCGTGTGTACCGGCAGAGGTACGAATTGTCGAAGTTGGTCCACGGGACGGTTTGCAAAATGAACCAAAGCTTTTGGCGACAGAAGTAAAAATAGAACTCATTAATCAACTGTCTGAAACGGGGCTAAAAACTATCGAAGCCACTAGTTTTGTAAGTCCTAAATGGGTACCTCAAATGGGTGATAATACACAAGTTCTACAGGGCATTCGGAAATTTGATGGTGTTTCATATCCAGTTCTTACACCGAACATTAAGGGATTCGAGAGTGCATTGAAAGCAGGTGCTAAAGAAGTTGCAGTTTTTGGTGCCGCGTCAGATgcgttttcacaaaaaaatgtgAATTGTTCTGCAGCAGAAAGTATTGAGCGTTTCAGGCCCGTATTAGATGCTGCCAAAGCTAATAATATTAAAGTCCGTGGTTACGTATCGACTGTTGTTGGTTGCCCCTATCAGGGACCTATTAAACCAATGGAGGTTGTTAAAGTTGTTGAAGCCTTGTACGACATGGGTTGCTATGAAATTTCGTTAGGTGATACAATAGGTGTTGGAACCCCGGGTACCATCGCCAAAATGTTGGAAGAAGTTGTAAGAGTCGTGCCTCCCAAAAAATTGGCTGGTCATTTCCATGACACATATGGTCAAGCTTTAGCAAATATCCTGACGGCCTTAGATTATGACATCTCGGTAATTGATTCTTCTGTTTCTGGGCTTGGGGGATGTCCGTATGCTCGAGGTGCATCAGGAAATGCTGCCACAGAAGATGTTGTTTACATGCTGCATGGAATGGGTATCAAGACAGGTGTTGATATTGAAAAATTGATATCAGTTGGCCGCTACATTTGTCTAAAACTTGGAAGGCCATCCGAATCCAAGGTCAATAGGGCTTGGAAAGGCCAATAA